A single genomic interval of uncultured Desulfobulbus sp. harbors:
- a CDS encoding MlaD family protein: MTDRPSREAEAVMAQINSKRKFSIVWLVPLVALIIGGWLGYKAISEKGPTITITFATAEGIEAGKTKIKFKDVEIGQVESIVLSEDATKVVVTAQMVKDAEVYLTDQTKFWVVRPRISGGSVSGLSTVLSGAYIGIDGSRQGVPRHQFTGLEVPPVVTLGQPGRHFVLEAENLGSLDIGAPVYFRQIKVGQVVGYALHPGGKSVEIKIFVEAPHHTQVTTNTRFWNASGVDLTLNAQGLKVDTQSVISILAGGIAFEQPKDGAPGEEARENTPFYLYGDHNATQEKQYAIRNYYALLFDESVRGLSIGAPVELYGIKLGEVVDLKLQCDIDQKKFFVPVIVAIEPERINAVRKEEALQDAQRNPGFFLKALVEGQGLRAQLQSGNLLTGQLMINLVFVDDAPHAELGQWNGFIALPTIPGSFQRLQEGLTRIVNNLEKVQFDQIGGELEQTLKTVHTAVAEIGGLTKTLNKETVPKLQATLVELQKSLLEVQKGVNKDSPLNYTATRTMEELSLTLRAIRELVQMLDHQPQSLLFGKENKAHE, translated from the coding sequence ATGACTGATCGCCCTTCAAGAGAAGCTGAAGCCGTCATGGCGCAAATCAACAGCAAACGGAAGTTTTCCATCGTCTGGCTTGTTCCCCTGGTGGCCTTGATCATTGGGGGCTGGCTCGGGTACAAGGCGATCAGCGAAAAAGGGCCGACCATTACCATTACCTTCGCCACCGCGGAAGGGATAGAAGCGGGCAAGACCAAGATTAAATTCAAGGATGTGGAAATTGGTCAGGTCGAGTCCATCGTCCTCAGTGAGGATGCGACCAAGGTGGTGGTGACGGCGCAGATGGTCAAGGACGCCGAAGTCTACCTCACCGACCAGACCAAGTTTTGGGTGGTGCGGCCACGAATCAGCGGCGGTTCGGTCTCCGGTCTGAGCACAGTCCTCTCCGGTGCCTATATTGGTATCGACGGCAGCAGGCAGGGGGTTCCGAGACACCAGTTTACCGGCCTGGAAGTGCCCCCGGTGGTGACGCTCGGTCAGCCGGGGCGACATTTCGTCCTTGAGGCGGAAAACCTTGGCTCGCTTGATATCGGTGCGCCGGTCTATTTCCGGCAGATCAAGGTGGGGCAGGTTGTGGGCTATGCCTTGCATCCGGGCGGCAAGTCCGTGGAGATAAAGATTTTTGTCGAAGCCCCCCATCACACCCAGGTCACCACCAATACCCGCTTCTGGAATGCAAGCGGCGTGGACCTCACCCTCAATGCCCAGGGACTCAAGGTGGACACCCAATCGGTCATCTCCATTCTTGCCGGGGGGATCGCCTTTGAACAACCCAAGGATGGTGCCCCTGGGGAGGAAGCCCGAGAAAACACCCCATTTTACCTGTATGGCGACCATAACGCCACCCAGGAGAAGCAATATGCCATCCGCAACTATTATGCCCTGCTGTTCGACGAATCGGTACGTGGGCTCAGTATCGGAGCGCCGGTGGAATTGTATGGGATCAAGTTGGGCGAGGTGGTTGATCTCAAACTGCAATGTGACATTGATCAGAAGAAGTTTTTCGTTCCGGTGATCGTTGCCATAGAGCCGGAGCGGATTAACGCCGTCAGGAAAGAAGAGGCCTTACAGGATGCGCAGCGCAATCCTGGATTTTTTCTCAAGGCCTTGGTTGAAGGGCAAGGTCTACGGGCCCAGCTGCAAAGCGGCAATCTGCTCACCGGACAGTTGATGATCAACCTGGTGTTTGTCGATGACGCTCCCCATGCCGAACTTGGTCAGTGGAACGGATTCATTGCCTTGCCCACCATTCCCGGCTCCTTTCAACGCCTGCAGGAGGGGTTGACCCGCATTGTGAACAATCTGGAGAAGGTCCAATTCGATCAGATCGGTGGAGAACTGGAGCAAACCCTCAAAACTGTGCACACAGCCGTGGCCGAGATAGGCGGGCTCACCAAGACGCTGAACAAAGAAACCGTTCCGAAACTCCAGGCAACCCTGGTGGAATTGCAAAAATCATTGCTCGAGGTGCAAAAGGGGGTGAACAAGGATTCACCCTTGAATTACACCGCGACCAGGACCATGGAGGAGTTGTCCCTGACGCTGCGGGCAATACGGGAACTTGTGCAGATGCTGGACCATCAACCCCAGTCGCTCCTGTTTGGCAAGGAGAACAAGGCTCATGAATAA
- a CDS encoding paraquat-inducible protein A: MKITTAREKGLVNCHDCHLLVEADHGGHRCPRCGARLHMRKPNSLSRTWALVCAALILIVPANLLPMTITTALGAKQADTIMSGVIYFMQTGSWEIGAVIFIASIFVPIAKLLILIFLLLSVQFRSAWRPSDRTSLYRLTELVGRWSMVDIYVVTILVALVKLGGVASIEAGPASVFFAGVVVVTMFAAESFDPRLIWDVLEEKT; encoded by the coding sequence ATGAAAATCACGACCGCTCGGGAAAAAGGACTGGTCAACTGTCACGACTGTCATCTCCTGGTCGAAGCGGACCACGGCGGGCATCGCTGCCCGCGTTGCGGTGCCCGTCTCCATATGCGAAAACCCAACAGTCTCTCCCGTACCTGGGCACTGGTTTGTGCAGCCCTGATCCTGATCGTCCCGGCCAATCTGCTGCCGATGACCATCACCACGGCATTGGGGGCCAAACAGGCCGACACGATCATGAGCGGGGTCATCTATTTTATGCAGACCGGGTCCTGGGAGATTGGTGCGGTCATTTTTATCGCCAGCATCTTTGTCCCCATTGCCAAGTTGCTGATCCTGATATTCCTGCTGCTCAGTGTGCAGTTCCGATCTGCCTGGAGGCCCTCGGATCGTACGAGCCTCTACCGACTGACCGAATTGGTCGGGCGCTGGTCGATGGTCGATATCTATGTGGTGACCATTCTGGTCGCCTTGGTCAAACTCGGGGGAGTGGCCTCGATCGAGGCCGGACCGGCGTCCGTCTTTTTTGCAGGTGTGGTGGTGGTCACCATGTTCGCCGCGGAAAGCTTTGATCCCCGTCTGATTTGGGATGTGCTCGAGGAAAAAACATGA